In a single window of the Syngnathus typhle isolate RoL2023-S1 ecotype Sweden linkage group LG19, RoL_Styp_1.0, whole genome shotgun sequence genome:
- the chst2b gene encoding carbohydrate sulfotransferase 2 has translation MRGKTYHPPLKLTAPWEKDAGFGRKLKTYRNHTKIIAHPGIVMKVLRRKRIVLFAAYFLLLVLTMLNLANYKWTKEPQPCSHPMRGATYQGRSDLRYLYRPSLAKKRQLIYVLTTWRSGSSFFGELFNQNPDVFFLYEPMWHIWQKLYPGDAVSLQGAARDMLSSLYRCDLSVFQLYNSPGGKNFTSLGLFGATLNKVVCSYPLCSAYKKDVVGMVDDKVCKKCPPQSLRLLEDECLKYNTVVIKGVRILDVNVLAPLMEDPSLDLKVIHLVRDPRAVANSRIKSRHGLIRENLQVVRSRDPKLRRIPFVDASHKANKKDGSDYHSIGAMEVICDRTSRTLRTALNPPGWLKGNYMAVRYEDLVDNPVKTLRGIYRFANLTANRDIESFALNMTSGSNSSSKPFIVSSRNATQAASAWRTVLSIQQIKQVEDYCHHSMSVLGYERVRTAGEAKDLSKSLLTHSKL, from the coding sequence ATGAGAGGCAAGACATATCACCCTCCGCTGAAGTTGACAGCACCCTGGGAGAAGGATGCTGGCTTCGGCAGGAAGCTCAAGACCTACAGGAACCATACCAAGATAATAGCGCACCCCGGCATCGTGATGAAAGTGCTGCGCAGGAAGCGGATTGTGCTGTTTGCGGCCTACTTCCTGCTCCTGGTGCTCACCATGCTCAACTTGGCCAACTACAAGTGGACCAAGGAGCCGCAGCCTTGCAGCCACCCCATGAGGGGCGCCACCTACCAGGGTCGCTCTGACCTGCGCTACCTCTACAGGCCCTCGCTAGCCAAGAAGAGGCAACTCATCTACGTGCTGACGACGTGGCGCTCGGGCTCGTCCTTCTTCGGCGAGCTCTTCAACCAGAACCCCGATGTGTTCTTCCTGTACGAGCCCATGTGGCACATCTGGCAGAAGCTGTACCCGGGCGACGCCGTGTCTCTGCAAGGGGCGGCGCGCGACATGCTGAGCTCACTGTACCGCTGCGACTTGTCCGTCTTTCAGCTTTACAACAGCCCCGGGGGTAAAAATTTCACCTCGTTGGGGTTGTTTGGCGCCACGCTTAACAAGGTGGTGTGCTCCTACCCGCTCTGCTCGGCCTACAAGAAGGACGTGGTGGGGATGGTTGATGACAAAGTGTGCAAAAAGTGCCCCCCGCAAAGCCTCCGGCTGCTAGAAGACGAGTGCCTCAAGTACAACACGGTGGTCATCAAAGGGGTGCGCATTCTGGACGTCAACGTTCTGGCGCCCCTCATGGAGGACCCCTCCTTGGACCTGAAGGTGATTCACCTGGTCCGAGACCCGCGGGCGGTAGCCAACTCCCGCATCAAGTCCCGGCATGGCCTCATCCGGGAGAACCTGCAGGTGGTGCGCAGCCGGGACCCCAAACTCCGCCGGATCCCGTTCGTGGATGCCAGCCACAAGGCCAACAAGAAGGACGGCTCGGACTACCACTCCATCGGCGCCATGGAGGTAATCTGTGACCGCACCTCCCGGACGCTGAGGACTGCGTTGAACCCGCCTGGTTGGCTCAAGGGCAACTACATGGCCGTGCGTTACGAGGACCTGGTGGACAACCCGGTCAAGACGCTGCGCGGCATCTACCGCTTTGCCAATCTGACGGCCAACCGCGACATCGAGTCGTTTGCCCTCAACATGACCAGCGGATCCAACTCGTCGTCCAAGCCCTTCATCGTGTCGTCGCGCAACGCCACGCAGGCGGCCAGCGCCTGGCGGACGGTGCTCAGCATCCAGCAGATCAAGCAGGTGGAGGACTACTGCCATCACTCCATGTCTGTGCTGGGCTACGAGCGCGTGCGGACCGCCGGTGAGGCCAAGGACCTGAGCAAATCATTACTGACGCACTCAAAGCTGTGA